In Lactococcus paracarnosus, a genomic segment contains:
- a CDS encoding helix-turn-helix domain-containing protein has product MTVTSDRIKLSRKNKGLTMDQLANIMGVAQSAIVRWENGTTQVKPDKIGEISKILNVSPLYLLGYIDTPKEEIMTFDSGEEFMKEWRRSSNTPSQGKEIALSYGKGNELKNIEVKKISLKDSYKNIAMNLASSLSDTNNEKWLEYGNLLLNSENEQKNSTNK; this is encoded by the coding sequence ATGACAGTTACCTCAGATAGAATTAAGCTTAGCCGTAAAAATAAAGGTTTAACAATGGACCAATTAGCAAATATAATGGGAGTTGCTCAAAGTGCCATCGTCCGATGGGAAAATGGGACGACACAAGTTAAACCCGATAAAATAGGAGAAATTTCTAAAATTCTCAACGTTTCTCCATTATATCTTTTAGGATATATTGATACACCAAAAGAAGAAATAATGACCTTTGATTCCGGCGAAGAGTTTATGAAAGAATGGAGAAGATCATCGAACACACCAAGCCAAGGTAAAGAAATTGCTTTATCATACGGAAAAGGTAACGAATTAAAAAATATTGAGGTTAAAAAAATATCACTAAAAGATAGTTATAAAAACATAGCTATGAATCTTGCAAGTTCTCTCAGTGATACCAATAACGAAAAATGGTTAGAGTATGGGAATCTTCTACTGAATTCTGAAAATGAACAAAAAAACTCTACCAATAAATAG
- a CDS encoding site-specific integrase: MNIKEVTKKDGTLMYRTNVYLGVDSLTGKQVRTTATAKTRKMCEIKANQAINQFISNGSTIARETTTFDNFNSLAMSWFDNYKLTVKSNSIRVADNFLKIYILPALGSYQLSKINPVLLQGIINQWARNANTATIKNGKRSKGNSKDYKLLLNYIKRILDYGMQLGAINTNPATQVIPPKLKARTTHKIKCFSNDELKQFLNYLDTLDDTESSNMQSTLYRFLLATGLRIGEALALSWSDIDFINDAVNVNKTMITTPDKGKHIQSGAKTRESNRTVSIDHSTISLLKQWKKQQNKGTISLKDTLMFSCSDRSYAYSNEIRILQLHFKRAGVPNIGFHGFRHTHASLLMNADVNPKEIQHRLGHSDYSITMNTYGHLAKDKKKDTAEKFSNILKAL; this comes from the coding sequence ATGAATATAAAAGAAGTCACAAAAAAAGACGGTACACTTATGTACCGAACTAATGTTTATCTTGGTGTGGATAGTCTAACAGGTAAGCAGGTCAGAACAACTGCTACTGCTAAAACTCGTAAAATGTGCGAGATCAAAGCGAATCAAGCTATTAATCAGTTTATCAGTAATGGGTCTACTATTGCAAGGGAAACCACTACTTTTGATAACTTTAATTCTTTGGCTATGAGTTGGTTTGATAATTACAAATTGACCGTTAAGTCTAATAGTATAAGGGTAGCTGATAACTTTCTAAAGATTTATATCTTACCTGCTCTTGGCTCATATCAGCTTAGTAAGATAAACCCAGTGCTATTGCAAGGTATCATCAATCAGTGGGCTAGAAACGCTAATACGGCCACCATAAAGAACGGCAAAAGAAGTAAAGGAAACTCTAAAGACTATAAGTTACTGCTTAACTATATCAAACGTATCTTAGACTATGGTATGCAACTAGGTGCTATTAACACTAACCCAGCTACCCAAGTCATACCACCTAAGCTAAAGGCTAGAACAACTCATAAGATTAAATGCTTTAGCAATGATGAATTAAAACAGTTCTTAAACTATTTAGATACCCTTGATGATACTGAATCATCAAATATGCAAAGTACCCTATACCGCTTCTTACTTGCTACTGGTTTACGTATTGGGGAAGCCCTCGCACTCTCTTGGTCAGATATTGATTTTATAAACGATGCCGTAAATGTCAATAAAACGATGATAACTACCCCTGATAAAGGAAAGCATATCCAATCAGGGGCTAAGACTAGAGAAAGTAATCGGACTGTTAGTATCGATCATAGCACTATAAGCTTACTTAAACAATGGAAGAAACAACAAAACAAGGGGACTATATCACTAAAAGATACCTTGATGTTTTCTTGCTCTGATCGCTCCTATGCCTACTCTAATGAGATCAGGATATTACAACTCCATTTTAAGCGTGCTGGTGTGCCTAACATAGGCTTTCATGGCTTTAGACACACGCATGCTAGTCTATTGATGAACGCTGATGTCAACCCCAAAGAGATACAACACAGGTTAGGTCACTCAGACTATTCTATTACGATGAACACATACGGTCATCTTGCCAAAGATAAGAAAAAAGACACTGCCGAAAAATTCAGCAATATCTTGAAAGCATTATAG
- a CDS encoding helix-turn-helix domain-containing protein: MKLWNEKQSQKLRHKRSDSNLTRKELCGILKIGSHTLKKLESGECKIKQTIYIKILEWLTEDNY, encoded by the coding sequence GTGAAATTATGGAATGAAAAACAGAGTCAAAAGTTAAGGCATAAGCGTTCAGACTCAAATTTAACAAGAAAGGAATTATGTGGTATTTTAAAAATTGGATCCCATACTCTGAAAAAACTTGAATCAGGGGAGTGTAAAATAAAACAAACAATTTATATAAAGATTCTGGAATGGTTAACCGAAGATAATTATTAA
- a CDS encoding DUF4177 domain-containing protein — protein sequence MPNYVVLEVVLKEKFIGKGSKNLSELENVINKQCSKGYRLHTITTANGGSKGFGGGDRLQATLVFESLLK from the coding sequence ATGCCTAATTACGTTGTCTTAGAAGTTGTTTTAAAAGAAAAATTTATCGGCAAAGGTTCTAAAAATCTATCAGAATTAGAAAATGTTATCAATAAACAGTGTTCCAAAGGTTACCGTCTACACACGATTACAACCGCCAATGGTGGCAGTAAAGGTTTTGGTGGCGGTGATAGATTACAAGCCACACTAGTATTTGAAAGCCTGTTAAAATAA
- a CDS encoding BRO-N domain-containing protein — protein sequence MKKELWNGHKIRFVEIKNEWWAVAKDIADALDYAETRNMINLIPDKYTSSCKLDDKDQRRNYIIISEFGIYKAIFGSKKKEANEFQEWVFEVIKQLRQSLEIEGFKMFRMFDKDHQKVAMGNLSAAISDPNKKDFIKANTIANKAVSNLYGYKKMIKKENMTPDMIVSREIILDETVQLMSFKEKYKLKFSISEKVYDRSGETKTA from the coding sequence ATGAAAAAAGAATTATGGAATGGTCATAAAATTAGGTTTGTCGAAATTAAAAATGAATGGTGGGCAGTCGCTAAGGATATTGCAGATGCGTTAGACTATGCAGAAACAAGAAATATGATTAATCTAATTCCAGATAAGTACACCTCATCGTGCAAATTGGACGATAAGGATCAAAGACGGAATTATATTATAATATCTGAGTTTGGCATTTATAAAGCGATATTTGGTAGTAAGAAAAAAGAAGCCAACGAGTTTCAAGAGTGGGTGTTTGAAGTCATTAAGCAATTGAGACAGTCATTAGAAATCGAAGGCTTTAAAATGTTCCGTATGTTTGATAAGGATCATCAAAAAGTAGCCATGGGAAATTTAAGTGCTGCTATTAGTGATCCGAATAAAAAAGACTTTATAAAAGCTAATACGATTGCAAATAAAGCTGTTTCTAATTTATATGGATATAAAAAAATGATAAAAAAAGAGAATATGACACCAGACATGATTGTTTCTCGGGAAATTATTTTGGATGAAACAGTACAGTTAATGTCATTTAAAGAAAAGTATAAATTAAAATTTTCGATAAGTGAAAAAGTTTATGACCGTTCCGGTGAAACCAAAACAGCATAA
- a CDS encoding bacteriocin: protein MNRDDVITLSDGQTATVIRGDESYLKNSYVVLLNDGNLG, encoded by the coding sequence ATGAATAGAGATGACGTTATCACATTATCAGACGGACAGACTGCCACTGTAATTAGAGGGGATGAATCATATTTAAAGAATAGTTATGTTGTACTGCTAAATGATGGTAATCTAGGGTAG